One Aerococcus urinaeequi DNA segment encodes these proteins:
- a CDS encoding sensor histidine kinase has protein sequence MFNSVLNDFKTKLQHPFSLIWKWGLVLSSLFWLALSVSPIISNIQEQRALEEDYVTEVTQIDTYLQTYLNSLASRPASEVREGFQSRIAIENISLEDYLNEHNVKIQVYNENGNLVYNSGTTVDSYSTNRTTGRTKSDETGDFLTYQLLYEGSDQIGYYFATFDYQTVANQLSDKRTELIIMAGVNLVIAVVAGIGVAYYFIQPIQKMKRFLKNITADNIADRRLNVSEYRGEITEISESINQMLDQTSEYIDQQIHFVEDVSHELRTPVAIIEGHLNMLNRWGKDDPEILEESLSASVNELERMKVLVQEMLDLSRAGQVDTQYYDKTTLINEVINQVFQNFKVLYPDFQFFLENDLRRNYEIQIYRNHLEQILIILLDNAVKYSTDRQEIHISVATNAVDYIEIAIQDFGEGMSQEDQNRIFNRFYRVDKARSRERGGNGLGLSIAKELIKGYKGSIFVESELGNGSIFHVRFPILNTLDEISAADRERIDQLLEEAANDEDNNLIK, from the coding sequence ATGTTTAATAGCGTTTTAAATGATTTTAAAACAAAACTGCAGCACCCATTTTCATTAATTTGGAAGTGGGGCTTAGTTTTATCTAGCTTGTTTTGGTTGGCCTTGAGTGTGAGCCCCATCATTTCAAATATTCAAGAACAACGAGCGCTAGAAGAAGACTATGTGACTGAGGTTACACAAATTGACACGTATTTACAAACCTATCTAAATTCTTTAGCGTCGCGCCCAGCTTCAGAAGTGCGTGAAGGATTCCAATCACGGATTGCCATTGAAAATATTTCATTAGAAGATTACTTGAATGAACATAACGTGAAAATCCAAGTCTATAATGAAAATGGCAACCTGGTTTATAATTCAGGGACTACTGTAGATAGTTACTCAACTAATAGAACGACAGGCCGAACGAAATCGGATGAAACTGGCGACTTCCTGACTTATCAATTACTATATGAAGGGTCTGACCAAATTGGGTATTATTTTGCGACCTTTGATTACCAAACAGTTGCCAATCAATTATCTGATAAACGGACTGAATTGATTATTATGGCGGGGGTTAATTTAGTCATCGCCGTTGTCGCTGGTATTGGTGTAGCTTATTACTTTATTCAACCGATTCAAAAGATGAAGCGTTTCTTAAAGAACATCACTGCAGATAATATTGCTGACCGCCGTTTAAACGTATCAGAATACCGCGGTGAAATCACTGAAATTTCTGAAAGTATCAACCAAATGCTGGATCAAACAAGTGAGTATATTGACCAACAAATTCACTTTGTCGAAGATGTATCGCATGAATTACGTACACCTGTAGCGATCATTGAGGGACATTTAAATATGCTGAATCGTTGGGGTAAAGATGATCCAGAAATACTAGAAGAGTCATTATCTGCATCTGTAAATGAACTGGAACGTATGAAAGTACTTGTTCAAGAGATGTTAGACCTATCACGGGCTGGTCAAGTAGATACGCAATACTATGATAAGACAACGTTAATTAACGAAGTGATTAATCAAGTATTCCAAAATTTCAAGGTCTTATACCCAGACTTCCAATTCTTCTTGGAAAATGACCTGCGTCGTAATTATGAGATTCAGATTTACCGTAATCATCTTGAGCAAATACTGATTATTTTATTGGATAATGCAGTGAAATATTCTACAGATCGCCAAGAAATCCATATTTCTGTTGCGACCAACGCCGTTGATTATATTGAAATTGCCATCCAAGATTTCGGTGAGGGGATGTCTCAAGAAGACCAAAACCGTATTTTTAACCGCTTCTACCGGGTGGATAAGGCGCGGTCGCGTGAACGTGGAGGGAATGGTCTAGGTTTATCTATCGCGAAAGAATTAATCAAAGGGTACAAGGGTTCTATCTTTGTAGAGAGTGAACTGGGCAATGGGTCTATTTTCCATGTCCGCTTCCCAATCTTGAATACCTTAGACGAAATTTCAGCAGCTGATCGTGAACGAATTGATCAATTGTTGGAAGAAGCAGCAAATGATGAGGATAATAATTTAATTAAATAA
- a CDS encoding DapH/DapD/GlmU-related protein, giving the protein MTEMEKLQAGLPYSMRDKEVNSQKLQAISGCKKLNGVDTSDNVALEAAIRNLFGKVGKNPFVAPVFNCDSGENIEVGDNFLANYNVTILDIAKVKIGNDVMIGPNTLISTVNHPITPQGRRDHLAVASSVTIGNDVWLGGNVTILPGVTIGNNVVVAAGAVVTKDVADNSLVGGVPAKLLKEIPNDVV; this is encoded by the coding sequence ATGACTGAAATGGAAAAACTGCAGGCAGGATTACCATATTCGATGCGAGATAAAGAAGTAAATAGTCAAAAACTTCAAGCAATCTCCGGTTGTAAAAAATTAAATGGTGTAGATACTTCAGATAATGTAGCATTGGAAGCGGCAATAAGAAATTTATTTGGAAAAGTTGGCAAAAATCCCTTTGTAGCTCCTGTCTTTAATTGTGATAGTGGAGAAAATATTGAGGTTGGTGATAATTTTCTAGCAAATTATAATGTAACAATTTTGGATATTGCTAAAGTGAAAATCGGGAATGATGTGATGATAGGGCCAAATACATTGATTTCTACAGTAAATCATCCCATAACACCTCAAGGACGACGAGACCATCTAGCTGTGGCAAGCTCAGTAACAATTGGGAATGATGTATGGCTTGGTGGAAATGTAACTATTTTACCTGGTGTGACGATTGGTAACAATGTTGTTGTGGCGGCTGGTGCGGTTGTGACTAAGGATGTAGCTGATAATTCATTAGTTGGTGGGGTACCTGCCAAATTGTTAAAAGAAATTCCTAATGATGTTGTATAA
- a CDS encoding response regulator transcription factor → MSEEKAKRILIVEDEKNLARFVELELKHEGYETELAKDGRIGLEKAQEGNWDLILLDLMLPEINGIEVCRRLRPTSDVPIIIMTARDSVIDRVSGFDHGADDYIVKPFAIEELLARIRALLRRIDIEEEQQHRKQTKVTFRDLSVEKENRIVRRGEEIIDLTKREYELLVMLMENVNVVLPRTELLNKVWGYTTEVETNVVDVYIRYLRNKIDVDGQPGYIQTVRGTGYVMRTPE, encoded by the coding sequence ATGAGTGAAGAAAAAGCAAAACGCATCTTAATCGTTGAAGATGAAAAAAACTTAGCGCGCTTTGTTGAATTAGAACTTAAACATGAGGGCTATGAAACAGAACTTGCTAAGGATGGTCGTATTGGGCTTGAGAAAGCTCAAGAAGGCAACTGGGACTTAATCTTGTTAGATTTAATGCTGCCAGAGATTAACGGGATTGAAGTGTGTCGTCGTTTACGACCAACTTCAGATGTGCCGATAATCATCATGACGGCTAGAGATTCAGTTATTGACCGTGTATCAGGTTTTGACCACGGTGCCGATGACTATATCGTTAAGCCGTTTGCGATTGAAGAATTATTGGCACGTATTCGTGCATTACTTCGTCGTATTGATATCGAAGAAGAACAACAACACAGAAAACAAACGAAAGTAACTTTCCGTGACCTTTCTGTTGAAAAAGAAAATCGTATCGTTCGCCGTGGCGAAGAGATTATCGATTTAACAAAACGTGAGTACGAGTTATTGGTGATGTTAATGGAGAACGTTAACGTGGTATTACCTCGTACAGAATTATTAAATAAAGTATGGGGCTATACAACTGAAGTTGAAACCAACGTGGTAGATGTTTATATTCGTTACTTACGAAATAAAATCGATGTAGATGGTCAACCAGGTTACATTCAAACTGTCCGTGGTACGGGCTATGTAATGAGGACCCCAGAATAA
- the spxB gene encoding pyruvate oxidase, with translation MSDNKINIGLAVMKILESWGADTIYGIPSGTLSSLMDAMGEEENNVKFLQVKHEEVGAMAAVMQSKFGGNLGVTVGSGGPGASHLINGLYDAAMDNIPVVAILGSRPQRELNMDAFQELNQNPMYDHIAVYNRRVAYAEQLPKLVDEAARMAIAKRGVAVLEVPGDFAKVEIDNDQWYSSANSLRKYEPIAPAAQDIDAAVELLNNSKRPVIYAGIGTMGHGPAVQELARKIKAPVITTGKNFETFEWDFEALTGSTYRVGWKPANETILEADTVLFAGSNFPFSEVEGTFRNVDNFIQIDIDPAMLGKRHHADVAILGDAGLAIDEILNKVDAVEESAWWTANLKNIANWREYINMLETKEEGDLQFYQVYNAINNHADEDAIYSIDVGNSTQTSIRHLHMTPKNMWRTSPLFATMGIAIPGGLGAKNTYPDRQVWNIIGDGAFSMTYPDVVTNVRYNMPVINVVFSNTEYAFIKNKYEDTNKNLFGVDFTDVDYAKIAEAQGAKGFTVSRIEDMDRVMAEAVAANKAGHTVVIDCKITQDRPIPVETLKLDSKLYSEDEIKAYKERYEATNLVPFREYLEAEGLESKYIK, from the coding sequence ATGTCAGATAACAAAATTAACATCGGTTTAGCAGTTATGAAGATTTTAGAATCTTGGGGAGCAGATACTATTTACGGTATTCCTTCAGGTACTTTAAGTTCATTGATGGACGCGATGGGTGAAGAAGAAAACAACGTTAAATTCCTACAAGTGAAACACGAAGAAGTAGGTGCTATGGCTGCTGTAATGCAAAGCAAATTCGGCGGTAACCTAGGTGTTACTGTTGGTTCTGGTGGTCCAGGTGCATCTCACTTGATTAACGGTTTATACGATGCAGCAATGGATAACATTCCAGTAGTTGCAATCTTAGGTTCTCGTCCACAACGCGAATTAAACATGGACGCTTTCCAAGAATTAAACCAAAACCCAATGTACGACCACATTGCAGTTTACAACCGTCGTGTAGCTTATGCTGAGCAATTACCAAAATTAGTTGACGAAGCGGCTCGTATGGCTATCGCTAAACGTGGTGTAGCAGTTCTAGAAGTACCTGGTGATTTCGCTAAAGTTGAAATCGACAACGACCAATGGTACTCATCTGCAAACAGCTTACGTAAATATGAACCAATCGCTCCAGCAGCACAAGATATCGACGCAGCAGTTGAATTATTAAACAACTCTAAACGTCCAGTAATCTACGCTGGTATTGGTACTATGGGCCACGGTCCTGCAGTTCAAGAATTAGCTCGTAAAATCAAAGCGCCAGTTATCACTACTGGTAAAAACTTTGAAACTTTCGAGTGGGACTTCGAAGCGTTAACAGGTTCTACTTACCGTGTAGGTTGGAAACCAGCTAACGAAACAATCTTAGAAGCAGATACAGTATTATTTGCTGGTTCAAACTTCCCATTCTCAGAGGTTGAAGGTACTTTCCGTAATGTTGATAACTTCATCCAAATCGATATCGACCCAGCTATGTTAGGTAAACGTCACCACGCTGATGTTGCTATCTTAGGTGATGCTGGTTTAGCAATCGACGAAATCTTAAACAAAGTTGACGCTGTTGAAGAGTCAGCATGGTGGACAGCTAACTTGAAAAACATCGCTAACTGGCGTGAATACATCAACATGTTAGAAACTAAAGAAGAAGGCGACTTGCAATTCTACCAAGTGTACAATGCAATCAACAATCATGCTGATGAAGATGCAATTTACTCAATTGATGTTGGTAACTCAACACAAACATCTATTCGTCATTTACACATGACACCTAAAAACATGTGGAGAACTTCTCCATTATTCGCGACAATGGGTATCGCTATCCCTGGTGGTTTAGGTGCTAAAAACACTTACCCAGATCGTCAAGTTTGGAACATCATTGGTGATGGTGCCTTCTCTATGACTTACCCAGATGTAGTAACTAACGTACGTTACAACATGCCTGTAATCAACGTTGTATTCTCTAACACTGAATATGCCTTCATCAAAAACAAATATGAAGACACTAACAAAAACTTATTCGGTGTAGACTTTACAGATGTTGACTACGCTAAAATCGCTGAAGCACAAGGTGCTAAAGGATTTACTGTAAGCCGTATCGAAGATATGGACCGTGTAATGGCTGAAGCTGTTGCAGCTAATAAAGCAGGTCATACTGTAGTTATCGACTGTAAGATTACTCAAGACCGTCCAATCCCTGTAGAAACATTGAAATTAGATTCAAAACTATACAGCGAAGACGAAATCAAAGCTTACAAAGAACGTTACGAAGCTACTAACTTAGTACCATTCAGAGAGTACTTAGAAGCTGAAGGCTTAGAATCTAAATACATCAAATAA
- a CDS encoding cobalamin-independent methionine synthase II family protein: protein MTNKKILTTHVGSLPRPKTLLEANDRRAKNEISDEEYNRIIQDSVDQVVAKQKELGIDIVNDGEYGHITSGPVDFGAWWNYSFYRLGGLEMTDQDRWANPEKVRSTPGNIKLTSFPDRRDRAIFSAAYEDPDSGVLGKRKAVGNPVFADKVTYVGHDQVQRDVDFLKSSLAKNNLDKGFIAAVSPGSAARLQDNYYNGDEEALLNDLADALHEEYKAITDAGFIVQIDAPDLAEAWDQINPEPSVEDFQRWLQLRIDAINRALKGIDPALVRLHICWGSWHGPHTTDIPLEYIVDQCLEVNAAGFTFEASSPRHAHEWKVWEKVGRLKEGQYIIPGLVSHSTNAVEHPELIAERLIRFGEIVGPENVVASTDCGLGGRLHEQIAWAKLEALVEGAAIASKHFYGE, encoded by the coding sequence ATGACAAACAAGAAAATTTTAACCACACATGTAGGTTCATTACCACGTCCAAAAACATTATTAGAGGCAAATGACCGTCGTGCAAAAAATGAAATTTCAGACGAAGAATACAATCGAATCATCCAAGATTCAGTGGATCAAGTTGTTGCAAAACAAAAAGAACTTGGTATCGACATTGTAAATGATGGTGAATATGGTCATATCACATCTGGTCCAGTAGATTTTGGTGCTTGGTGGAACTACTCATTCTATCGGTTAGGTGGTTTAGAAATGACTGACCAAGACCGGTGGGCAAACCCTGAAAAAGTTCGTTCAACACCAGGAAACATTAAATTAACATCATTTCCTGACCGTCGTGACCGTGCAATTTTCTCAGCTGCCTATGAAGATCCAGATTCTGGGGTTTTAGGTAAACGTAAAGCTGTCGGTAACCCAGTTTTCGCTGATAAAGTGACTTACGTTGGTCATGACCAAGTACAACGTGACGTAGATTTCTTAAAATCTTCACTAGCTAAAAATAACTTAGATAAAGGTTTTATTGCAGCTGTATCTCCAGGTTCAGCAGCTCGTCTACAAGATAACTACTACAACGGTGATGAAGAAGCCTTATTAAATGATTTAGCAGACGCATTACATGAAGAATATAAAGCAATCACAGATGCTGGTTTCATCGTTCAAATTGATGCGCCAGACTTGGCTGAAGCTTGGGACCAAATCAACCCAGAGCCATCAGTTGAAGACTTCCAAAGATGGTTACAATTACGTATTGACGCTATTAACCGTGCCTTAAAAGGTATCGATCCAGCTTTAGTTCGCTTACATATTTGCTGGGGTTCATGGCATGGACCACATACAACAGATATTCCATTAGAGTACATCGTTGATCAATGTTTAGAAGTAAATGCAGCAGGATTTACTTTTGAAGCATCAAGTCCACGTCATGCGCACGAATGGAAAGTATGGGAAAAAGTAGGCCGCTTAAAAGAAGGCCAATACATCATTCCTGGTTTAGTATCACATTCAACAAATGCGGTTGAGCATCCAGAATTAATCGCAGAACGCTTAATCCGTTTCGGTGAAATTGTTGGGCCAGAAAACGTCGTTGCTTCAACTGACTGTGGTTTAGGTGGACGTTTACACGAGCAAATCGCTTGGGCTAAATTAGAAGCCCTTGTAGAAGGTGCAGCAATCGCTTCTAAACACTTCTACGGAGAATAA